In a genomic window of Gigantopelta aegis isolate Gae_Host chromosome 9, Gae_host_genome, whole genome shotgun sequence:
- the LOC121382274 gene encoding uncharacterized protein LOC121382274, which yields MLHFVIALVTFVGLTTAATTNSNATTAPTSGCSCPLTTLKSPINNTAKCMEYEKVLSCLTHSSTCDTASVVTAAVKAMVSTSCNLTETCQCEKVYSSASRTTKLLQCSAAKALDTCLNKITNTVDPACDSSKTKQSIKTAIVDPETKSKCSGATDLYVISHLFMLSLTVTGLFA from the exons ATGTTGCATTTTGTTATAGCACTGGTCACATTTGTTG gttTAACGACAGCAGCAACAACCAACAGTA aTGCAACAACAGCACCCACAAGTG GGTGTTCGTGTCCACTTACAACATTGAAATCTCCAATTAATAACACAGCCAAGTGCAT GGAGTACGAGAAGGTGTTGTCGTGTTTGACGCACTCGTCTACGTGTGACACGGCGAGTGTAGTGACGGCGGCCGTGAAAGCAATGGTGTCAACCAGCTGTA atcTCACCGAAACATGCCAGTGTGAAAAGGTTTACTCTAGTGCGAGTCGCACTACCAAACTACTCCAGTGCAG CGCTGCTAAGGCTCTAGACACCTGTCTCAACAAAATCACCAACACAGTAGACCCGGCTTGTGATAGCTCAAAGACCAAACAATCGATAAAAACAGCCATCGTCGACCCTGAGACCAAGTCAAAATGCAGTG GTGCCACCGATTTGTATGTGATCTCACACCTATTCATGTTAAGCCTTACAGTGACTGGACTGTTCGCGTAA